The sequence below is a genomic window from Acidimicrobiales bacterium.
CCGCCGGTGGTGACGACCAGGCCCGCCCAGCCGCCGCACAGCTCGCGCAGGGCGGCGGCGACCTCTTCGACACCGTCGGACACGACGCGCTGCTCGACGACCTCGAAGCCGGCGTCGAACAGCGCCGTCGCCAGGGCGACACCGGAGCGGTCCTCGCGGGTCCCGGCCACCACGCCGTCGGACACGGTGAGGACCTTGGCCTCCAGACCCTCTCCGGGTCGGCGCGCGTCGTCGACGTCGGTCACCCGCCCGACCGTAGTGCCGGCGCTCAGGCCGTCGGGTCGCTCGGGGGGTGGTCCCGCTCGGTGCGGGTGAGGGTGCGGAGGCCCGCGCCACCGGCGGCGAGGATCAGGGCGAGGAGGATGGCGATGGCCCAGCCGGGCACGTCCCGATCAGTGCCGAGGTCACGGCCGGCAGTTTCCAGGGTGATCCCGGTCGTCGGCGCCCTGCGCTGGACCCGAACCCGCTCGGGCGGATCGAGCGCCACGTCGGCGACGTCGTCCGGTGACGCCTGGAACAGCTCGCCGTCCGGTGCCGGGGGCGGCGGCGGCGCCTCGTCGGCCTGCTCGACGCGGACCGTGAAGAGGTTCGAGAGCAGCCCGAGCGACGAGGTGAAGCGGCGGCCGGTGACCGTGCGGACCCCGGCGTCGCCGTCGAGCTCGATCTCGAGCGCCCGGCCTGACGGACCTGCCTCAGCAACCCGCACCGACCGGAGGCTCCCCGGGTAGCCGAGGCGGGCGGCCACGTCCGCGGTACCGACGGTGACCTGCCAGGGTCGAGGATCCCGGGTGAGGTAGGGCGCGGCGCGCAGGTAGGAGACGTTGCTGACGCTCGTGCCGAAGCCCTCCTGTGGGGTCCCGGTGTGACCGCCGGCGTTGGCGGAGTAGAAGCTCAGCGCCAGCCGGTCGGCATCCATCAGCACCACCCCCCGGGTGGCGACGACCGCTCGGTCCATGGCGGCGTACTCGGCCTCTTGGCCCAGGTACACCTGGCAGCGCTGCGTGTCGCAGATCTGGCCCGAGACGGCCATGGCCCGCAGCGCGTAGGTGCGCGCCGCGATGGCCTGGGCCTCCAGCCCCGACGCCGGCCAGCTCGGGTCCCGGACCTCGCCCATGCCTCGGAGGTAGTCCTCGACGTCGACGTGGTTCACCAGGCGGAGACCGCCACCGGCGTTCGTCGCCTCGATGACGCCCCGGTAGTGCGCCCCCCGGTCGGGCACCCCGACCTCTCCCTCGGTGGGGACGGCCCAGAGCGGCTCCGGCGAGCTCGGGCCCGTCGACGGGTTGGGTTCGCCGTCCGGGGGCGCCTCGTCGTCGGCAGACGGGTCGGACTCGTCGGGCGCCGCCGTCGTGGTGGTGACGCCGGACAGCGGCGAGGTGGTGGTCGTGGTGGAGGTCGACGACGTCGAGCTGGTCGGGAGGCTCGGCAGCGGGGAGGTGGTGGTGGGCGACTGCGCGGGGAAGGCGGCGACGCGCTCCTCGCGCGCCCCGCCGGTGGACGCCGGCTGGACGACGCCGGCGCGCTCGGCCCGGTAGGTGCCGTCGAAGGAGAGCACGGCCGTCTCACCAGGCGCCATGCGGAGGGGGAACCCGGCGTGCTGGGCGCCCATGAGCGGGCTGCGCACCTCGCCGCCCCCCGGGAAGGTGACCTCGGCCCGACCGTCGTCGCGTGCCACGACCACCACCCGCACCGGGCCGCTTGCGCTGCCGAGCTGGGTGCCCGGGTAGAACTGTCCGAGGATCTGGCCGGTGGAGGCGCCGTCGGTGCCCATCCAGAAGGCGCCGTCCTGGGCCATGCCCACCCCGTGGCCCCACCCGCGGCCGTCGATCACGACCACCTCGAACGAGGCCCGGGCCGGCACCACCGAGACGGCGACCGCCGCGGTGACGGCGAGCAGCGACGCGACGAGGACGGACACGGCACGGCGCGCGGCACCATGGTGACGTACGTCCGGCGCGCCCGACGCCCCCGGTGCCATCGTCACCCGGCCTCCGGTCGACGCAGCCGCAGGAGGCCCATCCCGTCGGTGCCGGCAGCCTGGGGCAGCAGCAGCGCACCACGCCCGTGCGGACGCCAGGGCTCACCCGGGGCCGGCAGCGCTTCTAGGACAGGGTGGCGCTCGCCCAGCCAGGCATCGACCTCGACCGTCTCGGAGGCGGTGAGGGTGCACACGCTGTAGGTGAGGGTCCCGCCCGGTGCGACCAGCGCGACCGCGGCGTCGAGCAGCTCCCGCTGCAGCGCCGCCAGGCGGATCACCTCTTCGGGGCCCACCCGCCAGCGGGCATCGGGGCGACGGCGCAGGACGCCCAGGCCCGAACACGGCGCGTCGACGAGCACGTGGTCGAAGGCGCCGGGACGCCACGGCGCCCGCCGGCCGTCGGCGACTGCCACGTGGACCGTCTCGGCACCCGTTGCCTCGGCGTTGCCCGCGACCATGGCGACCCGGGCGGGGTTGATGTCGCTGGCCAGCACGACGGCCCCGGTGCCGGCCATGAACGTGGCCTTGCCCCCGGGAGCGGCGCAGATGTCGGCCACCCGCTCCCCCGCGGCCGCGCCCACGCTCGCCGCCACCCACTGCGACGCCAGGTCCTGGGTGTAGCCGTCGGGGCGCTCGGAGACCTCGGGCGCCTCGTTCATCTGCTCCAGAGCGGCCACCGCGTCGTCGTGGCCCAGGTCGTCGGTGAGGCGGTCGAGCACCCAGTCGGGGTAGCTCAGGCGCACCGCCTCGCTCGGCCACTCGACCGGTGCTGTCGAGACCCGCCGCAGCACGGCGTTGACCAGGCCCCTCGACCGGCGTGGTGCGACCTCGACCGTGGCCGACACCGCTGCGTGGGCGGGCGTGCCGAGCATCTGGAGCTGATAGGCGCCGAGGCGGAGCGCGGCCCGGGTTGGCGGGTCGAGTTGGCGCATCACGAAGCGGTCCACCAGGTGGTCGCACGCCCGGCGCATGCGGGTGGTGCCGTAGACGAGCTCGGTGGCGAAGCCGCGGTCGCGCATCGTCAGCCCGCTGTCCGCCAGCATCGACGGGAGCAGCAGGTTGGCGTAGGCGCCGTCCTCGATGGCGATGAGGGCGTCCGCCGCCAGGCGCCGGGCGTCGGGTTCCGTCACTACTGGCCGAGACGGTCGTCGGGGCCTGGGCGGGCGCCGTTGCGCCAGGCGTCGGCGGCCTGGGCGCCCTTGCCCTCGGGCTGGACCTCGACCAGCTCGAGCCACCCGTCGCCGGAGCCGACGGCGACGCCGTCGATCCCGCCGGGCTCGAGGGAGCGCGCCCCTTCGCCCGGGCGGGCGGCCAGCACCTTGAGGCGCTTGCCCCGGAACGTCGTCCAGGCCCGACCGAGGCGGGTGAGGGCGTGGATCTCGGCGGCCGGACGGGACCAGTCGATCCGCAGCTCGGCCGGGTCGATCTTGGCCGCGTAGGTGGCGACGCCCTGCTGGGGTTCAAGCTCGCCGAGACCGGCGGTGAGGTGGGCCACCAGGAGGTCGGTGCCCACGGCCACCAGGCGGTTGCGCAGGGACTCCACCGACTCCATCGGGTCGATCGCCACCACCTCACAGGCGTACACCGGCCCGGTGTCGAGCCCCTCCTCGAGCGCCATGAGGCACACGCCGGTCTCCCCGTCGCCGGCGAGCACCGCCCGCTCCACCGGGGCGGCGCCCCGCCAGCGGGGCAGCAGCGAGAAGTGGAGGTTCACCATCGGGAGCCGGTCGAGGACGTGAGGCTTGACGAGGCGCCCGTAGGCGACCACCACCCCGAGGTCGGCGCCCGCCTCGACGACGTCGTCGACCCGGTCGGTCACTGGGATGCCGAGCTCGACGGCGGCGGACTTGACCGGGCTCGGCACCAGGGCGCCGCCCCGGCCTCGCTTGCGGTCGGGCTGGGACACGACGAGGGCGACGTCGAAGCCGGCTGCGACGAGGGCGCGCAGCGGCGGGACGGCGGCCTCGGGACTGCCGAGGAAGACGAGCCGCTCGGGGCGGGGACCCACCTAGGAGAGGCCGGGCAGGCGCAGGCCCCGCTGGGTGCGGTCGGCGTCAGCCTCGTCGAAGCCGGTGGAGGCTCGGAGCTGCTGGTCGCGCAGCGCCCGCTTGGCCTCCTTGCGCTGGTCGTCGTCGAGGCGCTCGAGGAGGAGGATCCCGTCGAGGTGGTCCAGCTCGTGCTGGAAGATCCGGGCCAGGTACTCGTCGGCCTCGATCGACAGCTCGTTGCCGTCGAGGTCGTAGCCGGTGAGGTGGACCTCCTTCGGGCGCACGATCTCCCATGACAGCCCGGGGACGGAGAGGCACCCCTCCTCATAGGTCCACTCACCCCGGCTCTCGCTGATCGTGGGGTTCACGATGACCTTCGGGCCTTGCTCGTCCTGGGCGTCGTAGACGAAGATCCGCTTCTGGACGCCCACCTGGGGGGCGGCCAGCCCGACGCCGGGAGCCTCGTACATCGTCACGATCATGTCGTCGGCCAGGCGTGCCAGACGGCCGTCGATGTCGGTGACCTCGGCGGCGCGCTGCTGCAGCACCGGGTCGCCGACGAGGCGGATCTGGTAGGGAGCCATGGACGGCAAGGCTAGCGTCGGCCACTGCGCGATCCGCACGCCCGGATCACCGCGCGCCTGCCGTCCGACCAGGAGCGACCGCCCGTGGGGCACTACTTCGACGCCGACCCCGCCGTCGCCTCGCAGCGCCGCACCGTGTCCCTGACGCTGCCCGACCTCACGCTCCAGCTGGCCACCGATCGGGGGGTGTTCGCGCGCGATGCCGTCGACCCCGGGACCAAGCTGCTGCTGCTGGAGGCCCCACCTCCGCCGCCAACCGGCGACCTCCTCGACCTGGGGTGCGGCTACGGCCCCATCGCCGTGACGCTCGCCCGCCGCTCACCGGGCAGCACCGTCTGGGCGCTCGACATCAACCGGCGGGCCCTCGCCCTCACCGCCGCCAACGCCGAGGCAGCGGGCGCCACCAACGTGCGCGTCGCCGAGCCCGACGACGTGCCCGAGGACCTTGCGCTCGACCTCATCTGGTCGAACCCGCCGGTCCGCATCGGCAAGGCCGACATGCAGGCGATCCTGACCCGGTGGCTCCGACGCCTCTCCCCCGCTGGTCGCGCCGTGCTGGTCGTGCACAAGCACCTGGGCGCCGACTCCCTCACCCGCTGGCTCGAGTCCTCCGGCTGGCCGACCTCGCGCCTGGCCTCGCGCATGGGCTACCGCCTCCTGCAGGTCGATCCACACGCCGGCGCGGCGGGAGCGGGGACGTGAAGAACCTCGGCGACACCGACCTCAAGCGCCTCCACCGCGAGTGGCGCCGACGCACCAGCGGGCGACTCGCCCTCCTGCTCGACAGCGTGCAGACCCCATTCAACGTGGGCACCATCACCCGCACCGCGGCCGCCGAGCGGGTCGACCACCTCTTCCTCGCCGGGTCCACGCCCGCACCGTCGCACCTCAAGGCCCGCAAGACCTCCCTCGGCACCGAGCGCTACCTCACCTGGACGCACTTCGAACAGGTGGCCGGCGCCATCGATGCGGCCAAGGATGCCGGCTACCGACTGGTGGGCATCGAGCTCGCCGACGGTGCCGTCCCCCTCCACGAGGTCGAGATGGGCGACGACGTCTGCCTCGCCCTCGGCCACGAGGACAAGGGCCTCTCCTCCTTGACGCTGGCGGCCTGCGACGCGGTGGCGTTCATCCCCCAGCTCGGCCGGGTCGGCTCGCTCAACGTCTCCCAGGCCGCCGGCATCGCCATCTACGAGGCCCGCCGCCGCTCCTGGAGTGCGGCTCACGGGTCCTGACCCCGAGCGGGGCCTTCCCACCCTCCGCAAGCTCCGGGCGGGCCCCTCCCCTCGGCGCCACCCGCTCGCAGGCTGTCATGCAGACTCGGCTTCGCCGAGGCGATTTCACAGGCGGTGGGGGTCCACGGCGACCCGCAGGCGACCCGGTGGCCGGGGGACGGCGGCGAGGGCGTCGCACAGGAGGCCGTGGTCGGGGGCGCGCACCAACCAGGTGCCGTCGACCGGGCCGAGCACCTCGACGCCGAGCGCGCCCTTCGCCCGGAGGTCGGCGGCGTAGCGCTCGGCGCTCGCTCCCGACACCTGCGCCAGGGCGGTGACCGGGGGGAACTGCAGCGCCTCGCGGCGCTCGACCTCAGCGGCCGACACCCGCGCCGGGTCGGCCAGCAGCGCCGCCTGCACCACCTCGTGAGACGGCAGGCGGGTCTGGAGCACAAGCCGACCACCGCCCGACTTGCCCCCGAGGAGGCGGGCGGCCCGGGCGACCAGCGCCATGGCCTCCTCGGCCGCCCGGTGACGGGGCGCCAGAAGCTCGGCGTCGAGGTCGAGGAAGGCCACGGCGTCGGCCCCGGTCACGCGGTGGAGCACGGCCTCGGTCCCGACCAGCACCGTGGCGGCGTCGATGTCGGCGGTGGTGTCGGAATCACCGGTCACCTCCACCACGGGCACACCGCCCAGGCGCTCGAGGTCCTCGCGGGCGCGCGTGACGCCGAGCCTGCGCACCTTCAGGCGCCCGCCGCCGCAGACGGCGCACACCGGCGGGCGAGACGTGGCGCACCGACCGCACACCAGGGTGGTCTCCTCCCCGGTCGACACCGCCGCTCCGCACGCCTCACAGCGCGCCAGCTCGGCACAGGCAGCACACGCCAGGAGGCGGTGGCGGCCCTTGCGGTTGAGGACGCAGACCACCCGACGCCCGGACCGCACCAGGTCGACCAGCGTCGACGAGTAGAGGTCGACCCGGAGCGGGTCCTCCCGCCGGCGGTCGACCACGTCGACCACCGGCCACCCGGCTCGCTCCGCCGGCCGTGACGGGACCACCAGGGCCATGGCGGCCTGGGCCTCGAGGGAGGGGCACGGTGAGGTGAGCACACAGCGAGCCCCGGCCCGACGCGCCCGCTCGACGGCCACGTCGCGCGCGTGCCACGTGGGGGCTGCCTCCTCTTGGTGGGCCTCGGCGTGTTCGTCGAGCACGATCACGCAAGCGAGGTCGACCGCCGGTCCCCACGCCGCGGCGCGGGCGCCCACCACCACCCGGGCCCCGGCGGCGGCCGAGGCCCACTCCCTCGGCAGCAGCGCGGTGGAGAGCCCGGCGCGCCGCAGCCGCTGGGCGAGGCCGCTGGCGTCGGCCGACCCGGCGGCCACCACGAGCGTCGTCCCGATGGCGGCGGCGGCCACCACGAGGGGCAGGACGTCGGCCGACGGAGGCAGGCGGACCACCGACTGCCCGGCGGCCAGCGCCCGGTCGGCCAGCGGGTCGCGCACCGTCGCCGCCGGGGGCTCCGCTGCGTCGGTCCGGGGCAGGCCACGGACCGCGCCCGGCGGCGACGCGGTGCGCAGCAGGTGGGCGGGCCGCCCGGCCCAGCGCCACGCCGCCCACCGGGCCAGCTCGATCAGGTCAGGGGCGGGACCCCAGCCCGTCACCTTGGCGAGGGGCAGCAGTGTGACGCCCGCCGGCGGCGACACGTGGTCCTCGACCACCCAGCCGCCGACGCGGCGGCCGTGGAGCACCACTCGGACCATGGTGCCGACCCGGACCGCATCGCCGAGCGCTTCGGGGACGAGGTAGTCGAACGTCTTGTCGACAGCGGGGCTGTCGGGCAACACGCGCACGACGCGCTGCCCGGCGGCGCCCGCTAGAGCGCCAGTGCCGACTTGAGGTCGTCCAGCTTGGGCGTGGCCTCCCACGAGAACTCCTTGGCCGAGCGGCCGAAGTGCCCGTAGGCGGCGGTGCTGCGATAGATCGGCCGGCGCAGGTCGAGGTCGCGCACGATGGCGGCGGGACGGAGGTCGAACAGATCGTCGACGGCACGCTCGATGGCCCCGGGGTCGACCGTTTCGGTCCCGAACGTCTCGACCAGCAGCGACACCGGCCGGGCCACGCCGATGGCGTACGCGACCTGGACCTCGCAGCGGCTGGCGGCGCCGGCGGCGACGACGTGCTTGGCCACCCACCGCGCGGCGTAGGTCGCCGAGCGGTCGACCTTGGAGGGGTCCTTGCCCGAGAAGGCGCCGCCGCCGTGGCGGGCCATGCCGCCGTAGGTGTCGACGATGATCTTGCGGCCGGTGAGGCCGGTGTCGGCGTGAGGGCCGCCGAGCTCGAAGGTCCCGGTGGGGTTGACGTAGACCTCGAGGTCGTCGTCGGCCAGGCCCGCGGGCAGCAGCGGGTTGATCACGTGCTCGCGCAGGTCGGGCTTGATCAGCGTCTCGGCGTCGAGGCCGGGCTGGTGCTGGGTGGAGATCAGCACGGTCTTGAGCCGGACGGGGCGGCCGTTCTCGTAGTCGAACGTGACCTGGGTCTTCCCGTCAGGGCGTAGGTACGGGAGGATCCCGGCCTTGCGGACCTCGGACAAGCGGTGGGCGAGGCGGTGCGCCAGCCAGATCGGCATGGGCATGAGGTCGTCGGTCTCGTCGCAGGCGTAGCCGAACATCATCCCCTGGTCGCCGGCGCCCTGGGCATTGAGCTCGTCCTCGGTGGACACGCCGGTGCGGCGCTCGAAGGCGCGGTCGACGCCCTGGGCGATGTCGGGCGACTGCTCGTCGATGGAGATCATGACGCCGCAGGTGTGGCCGTCGAAGCCGAAGGACTCGCGGTCGTAGCCGATCTCGCAGATCGTCTGGCGAACGATCTTGGGGATGTCGACGTAGGCCTCGGTGGTGATCTCGCCCGCCACGACGGCCAAGCCGGTGGTGAGCATCGTCTCGCAGGCGACCCTCCCCATGGGGTCCTCGGCGAGGATGGCGTCGAGGATGGCGTCGGACACCTGGTCGGCCATCTTGTCGGGGTGGCCCTCGGTGACGGACTCCGAGGTGAAGGTGTGGTGGCGACTGCTCACGTTGTCT
It includes:
- a CDS encoding SpoIID/LytB domain-containing protein, with the translated sequence MSVLVASLLAVTAAVAVSVVPARASFEVVVIDGRGWGHGVGMAQDGAFWMGTDGASTGQILGQFYPGTQLGSASGPVRVVVVARDDGRAEVTFPGGGEVRSPLMGAQHAGFPLRMAPGETAVLSFDGTYRAERAGVVQPASTGGAREERVAAFPAQSPTTTSPLPSLPTSSTSSTSTTTTTSPLSGVTTTTAAPDESDPSADDEAPPDGEPNPSTGPSSPEPLWAVPTEGEVGVPDRGAHYRGVIEATNAGGGLRLVNHVDVEDYLRGMGEVRDPSWPASGLEAQAIAARTYALRAMAVSGQICDTQRCQVYLGQEAEYAAMDRAVVATRGVVLMDADRLALSFYSANAGGHTGTPQEGFGTSVSNVSYLRAAPYLTRDPRPWQVTVGTADVAARLGYPGSLRSVRVAEAGPSGRALEIELDGDAGVRTVTGRRFTSSLGLLSNLFTVRVEQADEAPPPPPAPDGELFQASPDDVADVALDPPERVRVQRRAPTTGITLETAGRDLGTDRDVPGWAIAILLALILAAGGAGLRTLTRTERDHPPSDPTA
- a CDS encoding transcription antitermination factor NusB, which gives rise to MTEPDARRLAADALIAIEDGAYANLLLPSMLADSGLTMRDRGFATELVYGTTRMRRACDHLVDRFVMRQLDPPTRAALRLGAYQLQMLGTPAHAAVSATVEVAPRRSRGLVNAVLRRVSTAPVEWPSEAVRLSYPDWVLDRLTDDLGHDDAVAALEQMNEAPEVSERPDGYTQDLASQWVAASVGAAAGERVADICAAPGGKATFMAGTGAVVLASDINPARVAMVAGNAEATGAETVHVAVADGRRAPWRPGAFDHVLVDAPCSGLGVLRRRPDARWRVGPEEVIRLAALQRELLDAAVALVAPGGTLTYSVCTLTASETVEVDAWLGERHPVLEALPAPGEPWRPHGRGALLLPQAAGTDGMGLLRLRRPEAG
- a CDS encoding methionyl-tRNA formyltransferase — translated: MGPRPERLVFLGSPEAAVPPLRALVAAGFDVALVVSQPDRKRGRGGALVPSPVKSAAVELGIPVTDRVDDVVEAGADLGVVVAYGRLVKPHVLDRLPMVNLHFSLLPRWRGAAPVERAVLAGDGETGVCLMALEEGLDTGPVYACEVVAIDPMESVESLRNRLVAVGTDLLVAHLTAGLGELEPQQGVATYAAKIDPAELRIDWSRPAAEIHALTRLGRAWTTFRGKRLKVLAARPGEGARSLEPGGIDGVAVGSGDGWLELVEVQPEGKGAQAADAWRNGARPGPDDRLGQ
- the def gene encoding peptide deformylase, producing the protein MAPYQIRLVGDPVLQQRAAEVTDIDGRLARLADDMIVTMYEAPGVGLAAPQVGVQKRIFVYDAQDEQGPKVIVNPTISESRGEWTYEEGCLSVPGLSWEIVRPKEVHLTGYDLDGNELSIEADEYLARIFQHELDHLDGILLLERLDDDQRKEAKRALRDQQLRASTGFDEADADRTQRGLRLPGLS
- a CDS encoding methyltransferase — its product is MGHYFDADPAVASQRRTVSLTLPDLTLQLATDRGVFARDAVDPGTKLLLLEAPPPPPTGDLLDLGCGYGPIAVTLARRSPGSTVWALDINRRALALTAANAEAAGATNVRVAEPDDVPEDLALDLIWSNPPVRIGKADMQAILTRWLRRLSPAGRAVLVVHKHLGADSLTRWLESSGWPTSRLASRMGYRLLQVDPHAGAAGAGT
- a CDS encoding TrmH family RNA methyltransferase, producing the protein MKNLGDTDLKRLHREWRRRTSGRLALLLDSVQTPFNVGTITRTAAAERVDHLFLAGSTPAPSHLKARKTSLGTERYLTWTHFEQVAGAIDAAKDAGYRLVGIELADGAVPLHEVEMGDDVCLALGHEDKGLSSLTLAACDAVAFIPQLGRVGSLNVSQAAGIAIYEARRRSWSAAHGS
- the metK gene encoding methionine adenosyltransferase, producing MSSRHHTFTSESVTEGHPDKMADQVSDAILDAILAEDPMGRVACETMLTTGLAVVAGEITTEAYVDIPKIVRQTICEIGYDRESFGFDGHTCGVMISIDEQSPDIAQGVDRAFERRTGVSTEDELNAQGAGDQGMMFGYACDETDDLMPMPIWLAHRLAHRLSEVRKAGILPYLRPDGKTQVTFDYENGRPVRLKTVLISTQHQPGLDAETLIKPDLREHVINPLLPAGLADDDLEVYVNPTGTFELGGPHADTGLTGRKIIVDTYGGMARHGGGAFSGKDPSKVDRSATYAARWVAKHVVAAGAASRCEVQVAYAIGVARPVSLLVETFGTETVDPGAIERAVDDLFDLRPAAIVRDLDLRRPIYRSTAAYGHFGRSAKEFSWEATPKLDDLKSALAL